A region of Takifugu flavidus isolate HTHZ2018 chromosome 2, ASM371156v2, whole genome shotgun sequence DNA encodes the following proteins:
- the kctd3 gene encoding BTB/POZ domain-containing protein KCTD3 isoform X5 encodes MAMNGNNSTPGIGDIIQLNVGGTRFSTSRQTLTWIPDSFFSSLLSGRISTLRDETGAIFIDRDPTAFAPILNFLRTKELDLRGINISVLRHEAEFYGITPLVRRLVLCEELDRSSCGSVLFHGYLPPPVVPAHKSSPASAASCSSSDSRSGSIGAEGFTRAGPPPHPSLSDSPGTDDNRLGPVIDPRKVLIIAGHHNWIVAAYAHFVICYRIKESSGWQQVFSSPYLDWTIERIALNAKVVGGPHGDKDKMVAAASESSIILWSIQDGGTGNEIGVFSLGVPVDDLFFIGNQLVATSHTGKVGVWNAVTQHWQVQDVVPITSCDTAGSFLLLGCNNGSIYYIDMQKFPLRMKDNDLLVTELYHDPSNDAITALSVYLTPKTSVSGNWIEIAYGTSSGAVRVIVQHPETVGSGPQLFQTFTVHRSPVTKIMLSEKHLVSVCADNNHVRTWTVTRFRGMISTQPGSTPLASFKILSLEETESHGSYCSGNDIGPFGERDDQQVFIQKVIPITNKLFVRLSSTGKRICEVQSVDGTTISCFMVRECEGSSRMGSRPRRYLFTGHGNGSIQMWDLTTAMDTANKGEERKREDVGGPTEEELLKLLDQCDLSASRCVTPNISPAPSVLHHTRLRDSCSSYRPKTKFLRPRRLMEQCAPTGRAPCWPALDGQSPSTATETDSIQSVPLEISRTSA; translated from the exons ATGGCCATGAATGGCAACAACTCCACGCCTGGGATCGGAGATATAATCCAGTTAAACGTCGGAGGAACACG ATTCAGCACCTCCAGGCAGACCCTGACATGGATCCCAGACTCATTCTTCTCAAG CTTGCTCAGCGGAAGGATCTCCACTCTTCGGGACGAGACTGGAGCT ATATTTATCGACAGGGATCCAACGGCATTTGCACCTATTTTGAATTTCCTCCGAACCAAAGAGTTGGACCTGAG GGGCATCAACATTAGCGTCCTTCGACATGAAGCAGAATTTTATGGAATAACCCCTTTAG tccgCCGCCTGGTGCTGTGTGAGGAGCTGGACCGTTCTTCGTGTGGTAGTGTTCTTTTCCATGGTTACCTTCCTCCTCCAG TGGTCCCTGCTCATAAGTCGAgcccagcatcagcagcttcctgctcctcctctgactcGAGGTCTGGGTCAATCGGAGCAGAAGGTTTCACTCGAGCAggtccccctcctcacccttcCCTCTCCGACTCACCTGGAACAGACGACAACAGACTGG GTCCTGTTATTGATCCCAGGAAGGTGCTGATTATAGCAGGACACCACAACTGGATTGTAGCAGCTTACGCACACTTTGTCATCTGCTACAG GATAAAGGAATCCTCTGGCTGGCAGCAGGTGTTTTCCTCCCCCTACCTGGACTGGACTATCGAACGCATCGCACTCAATGCTAAGGTGGTAGGTGGTCCTCATGGAGACAAGGACAAGATGGTGGCTGCTGCCTCTGAAAGCAGCATCATCCTCTGGAGCATCCAAGATGGAGGCACCGGTAACGAGATAG GTGTTTTTAGTCTGGGCGTACCTGTGGATGACCTCTTCTTTATTGGGAACCAGCTGGTGGCTACGAGCCACACAGGGAAAGTTGGAGTGTGGAATGCTGTCACGCAGCactggcag GTTCAAGATGTGGTTCCTATTACCAGTTGTGACACAGCTGGATCCTTCCTACTTCTGGGCTGCAATAATGGCTCCATCTACTACATTG ACATGCAGAAATTTCCCCTCAGAATGAAAGATAATGACCTTCTGGTGACGGAGCTCTATCATGACCCATCGAATGATGCCATTACGGCGCTGTCCGTATACCTCACACCTAAAACCA GCGTGAGTGGGAACTGGATAGAGATCGCCTATGGGACCAGCAGCGGCGCAGTAAGAGTGATTGTGCAACATCCGGAGACGGTGGGATCGGGCCCTCAGCTCTTCCAGACGTTCACCGTTCACAGGAGCCCCGTCACAAAGATCATGCTGTCTGAGAAGCATCTGGTATCAG TGTGTGCAGATAACAACCATGTTCGTACCTGGACGGTGACCCGTTTCAGAGGGATGATCTCTACCCAGCCAGGCTCCACTCCGCTGGCCTCCTTCAAGATATTGTCCCTTGAGGAGACAGAAAGCCACGGCAGCTACTGCTCTGGGAATGATATAG GTCCATTTGGAGAGAGGGATGATCAGCAGGTGTTCATACAGAAGGTCATCCCCATTACCAACAAACTGTTCGTGAGGCTGTCATCTACAGGGAAGAG GATTTGCGAAGTGCAGTCGGTAGACGGGACGACCATCTCCTGTTTCATGGTGCGTGAGTGTGAGGGATCGAGCAGGATGGGATCGAGACCCCGGCGCTACCTGTTCACTGGTCATGGCAACGGCAGCATCCAGATGTGGGACCTGACAACTGCAATGGACACTGCTAacaagggagaggagaggaagagagaag ATGTAGGTGGTCCTACAGAGGAGGAGCTCCTGAAGCTCTTGGATCAGTGCGATCTGAGTGCTTCCCGCTGCGTTACGCCAAatataagccccgccccctctgtgCTGCACCACACAAGACTCAGAGactcctgctcaag TTACAGGCCCAAGACCAAATTCCTGAGACCCAGGAGACTTATGGAGCAGTGCGCCCCTACAGGGAGAGCCCCCTGCTGGCCCGCGCTCGACGGACAGAGTCCTTCAACAGCTACAG AGACCGACTCTATTCAATCTGTCCCTTTAGAGATTTCCAGAACTTCAGCCTGA